In one Pseudomonas sp. Bout1 genomic region, the following are encoded:
- the dapC gene encoding succinyldiaminopimelate transaminase: protein MNNALNQLQPYPFEKLRLLLGSVTPNPDKRPIALSIGEPKHKSPQFVADALANSLDQMAVYPTTLGIPALREAIGAWCERRFSVPKGWLDPARNILPVNGTREALFAFTQTVVNRGDDALVVSPNPFYQIYEGAAFLAGAKPHYLPCLDENGFNPDFDAVSPDIWKRCQILFLCSPGNPTGALIPVDTLKKLIALADEYDFVIAADECYSELYFDEQTPPPGLLSACVELGRQDFKRCVVFHSLSKRSNLPGLRSGFVAGDAEILKGFLLYRTYHGCAMPVQTQLASIAAWQDEAHVQANRDLYREKFDAVLAILKPVLDVQNPDGGFYLWPNVKGDDAAFCRDLFVEEHVTVVPGSYLSREVDGVNPGAGRVRLALVAPLAECVEAATRIRDFITRNK from the coding sequence ATGAACAACGCTCTGAACCAGTTGCAGCCCTACCCGTTCGAGAAACTGCGCCTCCTGCTGGGCAGCGTCACGCCGAACCCGGACAAGCGCCCGATCGCCCTCTCCATCGGCGAACCGAAGCATAAATCCCCACAGTTTGTTGCCGATGCACTCGCCAACAGCCTGGACCAGATGGCCGTGTACCCCACCACGTTGGGCATACCGGCACTGCGCGAGGCCATTGGCGCTTGGTGCGAACGCCGCTTCAGCGTGCCCAAGGGCTGGCTGGACCCGGCGCGCAATATCCTGCCGGTAAACGGCACCCGTGAAGCGCTGTTTGCCTTCACCCAGACCGTGGTCAACCGTGGCGATGACGCGCTGGTGGTCAGCCCGAACCCGTTCTATCAGATCTACGAAGGTGCTGCGTTCCTCGCCGGGGCCAAGCCGCATTACCTGCCCTGCCTGGATGAAAACGGCTTCAACCCGGATTTCGACGCAGTGTCGCCGGACATCTGGAAACGCTGCCAGATCCTGTTCCTGTGCTCGCCAGGTAACCCGACCGGTGCATTGATCCCGGTCGACACCCTGAAAAAACTGATCGCGCTGGCCGACGAATACGACTTCGTGATCGCCGCCGACGAGTGCTACAGCGAGCTGTACTTCGACGAGCAAACCCCGCCGCCAGGCCTGCTCAGTGCCTGTGTGGAACTGGGTCGCCAGGATTTCAAGCGCTGCGTGGTGTTCCACAGCCTGTCCAAGCGCTCCAACCTGCCGGGCCTGCGTTCGGGTTTTGTGGCCGGTGATGCCGAGATCCTCAAGGGCTTCCTGCTGTACCGCACCTACCACGGCTGCGCGATGCCGGTGCAAACCCAACTGGCGAGCATTGCTGCCTGGCAGGACGAAGCCCACGTGCAGGCCAACCGCGATCTGTACCGGGAAAAGTTCGATGCCGTGCTGGCGATTCTCAAACCCGTGCTGGACGTGCAAAACCCGGACGGTGGTTTTTACCTGTGGCCGAACGTGAAGGGCGACGATGCGGCGTTCTGCCGGGACTTGTTCGTGGAAGAGCACGTGACCGTGGTGCCGGGTTCGTACCTGTCGCGGGAAGTGGATGGGGTCAACCCGGGCGCCGGGCGTGTGCGCCTGGCGCTGGTTGCGCCGCTGGCAGAGTGCGTGGAAGCAGCAACGCGGATTCGCGACTTCATCACTCGCAATAAATAA
- a CDS encoding [protein-PII] uridylyltransferase — MPQVDPELFDRGQFQAELALKASPIAAFKKAIRQAREVLDARFRTGRDIRRLIEDRAWFVDNILQKAWEQFSWSEDADIALVAVGGYGRGELHPYSDIDLLILLESADHEIFRDSIERFLTLLWDIGLEVGQSVRSVDECAQEARADLTVITNLMESRTIAGPERLRQRMLEVTSTAHMWPSKDFFLAKRAEQKARHHKYNDTEYNLEPNVKGSPGGLRDIQTILWVARRQYGTLNLRALAGEGFLVESENALLASSQEFLWKVRYALHMLAGRSEDRLLFDHQRSIATLLGFEGEDAKTSIESFMQQYYRVVMSIAQLSDLIIQHFEEVILAPEDEAPPQPINARFQLHDGYIEARNDNVFKRTPFAMLEIFVLMAQQPEIKGVRADTIRLLRENRHLIDDDFRHDIRNTSLFVELFKCKIGIHRNLRRMNRYGILGRYLPEFGFIVGQMQHDLFHIYTVDAHTLNLIKHLRKLQYTQVSEKFPLASKLMARLPKPELIYLAGLYHDIGKGRHGDHSEIGAVDAEAFCQRHQLPLWDSRLIVWLVQNHLVMSTTAQRKDLSDPQVIHDFAQAVGDETRLDYLYVLTVSDINATNPTLWNSWRASLLRQLYTETKRALRRGLENPVDREEQIRRTQSAALDILVRGGNDPDDVEQLWSQLGDDYFLRHTAGDVAWHSDAILQQPADGGPLVLIKETTQREFEGGTQIFIYAPDQHDFFAVTVAAMDQLNLNIHDARVITSSSQFTLDTYIVLDTEGESIGDNPERVKKIRKGLTDALRNPDDYPTIIQRRVPRQLKHFAFAPEVTIHNDAQRPVTVLELSAPDRPGLLARIGTIFLEFDLSLQNAKIATLGERVEDVFFITDADNQPLSDPELCRRLQEAIVQQLSVNQGTGVEMSRLTI; from the coding sequence ATGCCCCAGGTGGATCCCGAACTCTTCGACCGTGGCCAGTTCCAGGCGGAACTGGCGCTGAAGGCCAGCCCTATCGCCGCCTTCAAAAAGGCCATCCGTCAGGCCCGCGAGGTGCTCGACGCGCGTTTTCGTACGGGCCGGGACATCCGCCGGCTGATCGAGGACCGCGCCTGGTTCGTCGACAACATCCTGCAAAAGGCCTGGGAGCAGTTCAGCTGGAGTGAAGACGCCGATATCGCCCTGGTGGCGGTCGGCGGCTACGGCCGTGGCGAACTGCACCCCTACTCCGACATCGACCTGTTGATTTTGCTGGAGAGCGCCGACCACGAGATTTTTCGCGATTCCATCGAGCGTTTTCTGACGCTGCTGTGGGACATCGGCCTGGAAGTCGGCCAAAGCGTGCGCTCGGTAGACGAATGCGCCCAGGAAGCCCGCGCCGACCTGACGGTGATCACCAACCTGATGGAAAGCCGCACCATCGCCGGCCCCGAGCGCCTGCGCCAGCGCATGCTGGAAGTCACCAGTACCGCACACATGTGGCCGAGCAAGGATTTCTTCCTGGCCAAGCGCGCCGAGCAGAAAGCCCGCCACCACAAGTACAACGACACCGAATACAACCTGGAGCCCAACGTCAAAGGCTCGCCGGGCGGGCTGCGGGATATCCAGACCATCCTGTGGGTTGCACGCCGCCAGTACGGCACCCTGAACCTGCGCGCCCTGGCCGGGGAAGGCTTTTTGGTGGAGAGCGAAAACGCCCTGCTGGCCTCCTCCCAGGAATTTCTCTGGAAGGTGCGCTACGCCCTGCACATGCTGGCCGGGCGCTCCGAAGACCGCCTGCTGTTCGACCACCAGCGCTCCATCGCAACCCTGCTGGGGTTTGAAGGCGAAGACGCAAAGACCAGCATCGAAAGCTTCATGCAGCAGTACTACCGCGTGGTGATGAGCATCGCCCAGCTCAGCGACCTGATCATCCAGCACTTCGAAGAAGTGATCCTGGCCCCGGAAGACGAAGCACCGCCGCAGCCGATCAACGCGCGCTTCCAGCTGCACGATGGCTACATCGAGGCCCGCAACGACAACGTGTTCAAACGCACGCCGTTCGCCATGCTGGAAATCTTCGTGTTGATGGCCCAGCAGCCGGAAATCAAAGGCGTGCGCGCCGACACCATTCGCTTGCTGCGCGAAAACCGTCACCTGATCGACGACGATTTCCGCCACGACATCCGCAACACCAGCCTGTTTGTCGAGCTGTTCAAGTGCAAGATCGGCATCCACCGCAACCTGCGCCGGATGAACCGCTACGGAATCCTGGGGCGCTACCTGCCGGAGTTCGGCTTTATCGTCGGGCAGATGCAGCACGACCTGTTTCACATCTATACGGTGGACGCCCACACCCTGAACCTGATCAAACACCTGCGTAAGTTGCAGTACACCCAGGTGTCAGAGAAATTCCCGCTGGCCAGTAAGCTCATGGCGCGCCTGCCCAAGCCTGAGTTGATCTACCTGGCCGGCCTGTACCACGACATAGGCAAGGGCCGGCATGGCGATCACTCGGAAATTGGTGCGGTGGACGCCGAGGCGTTCTGCCAGCGTCACCAGTTGCCGCTGTGGGACAGCCGCCTGATCGTGTGGCTGGTGCAGAACCACCTGGTGATGTCCACCACCGCCCAGCGCAAGGATTTGTCCGACCCGCAGGTGATCCATGATTTCGCCCAGGCTGTCGGCGACGAAACCCGCCTCGACTATCTGTACGTGCTGACCGTGTCCGACATCAACGCCACCAACCCGACGCTGTGGAACTCCTGGCGCGCCAGCCTGTTGCGCCAGCTCTACACCGAGACCAAGCGCGCGCTGCGTCGCGGCCTGGAGAACCCGGTAGACCGCGAAGAGCAGATCCGCCGCACCCAAAGCGCGGCACTGGATATTTTGGTGCGTGGCGGCAACGACCCGGACGACGTCGAGCAACTCTGGTCGCAACTGGGCGACGACTACTTCCTGCGCCACACTGCCGGTGACGTGGCCTGGCACAGCGACGCGATCCTGCAGCAGCCGGCCGACGGCGGGCCGTTGGTACTGATCAAGGAAACCACCCAGCGCGAGTTCGAGGGCGGCACGCAGATCTTCATCTACGCACCCGACCAGCACGACTTCTTCGCCGTGACCGTGGCCGCGATGGACCAGCTCAACCTGAACATTCACGACGCCCGGGTCATCACGTCCAGCAGCCAGTTCACCCTCGACACCTACATCGTGCTCGACACCGAAGGCGAGTCCATCGGTGACAACCCGGAGCGGGTGAAAAAGATCCGCAAGGGCCTCACCGACGCCCTGCGCAACCCGGACGACTACCCGACCATCATCCAGCGCCGGGTGCCGCGCCAGCTCAAGCATTTTGCGTTCGCCCCCGAAGTGACCATCCACAACGACGCCCAGCGCCCGGTGACCGTGCTGGAACTCAGCGCGCCGGACCGCCCGGGCCTGTTGGCGCGAATCGGCACGATCTTCCTGGAGTTCGACCTGTCGTTGCAGAACGCCAAGATTGCGACCCTGGGCGAACGGGTCGAAGACGTGTTCTTTATTACCGATGCCGACAACCAGCCGCTTTCCGACCCTGAACTGTGCCGACGCTTGCAGGAAGCCATCGTCCAGCAGTTGAGCGTCAACCAAGGGACCGGCGTCGAGATGTCCAGACTGACGATTTGA
- the map gene encoding type I methionyl aminopeptidase — protein MTVTLKTAEDIAGMRVAGKLAADVLEMIAEHVKPGVTTEALDRICHDYIVDVQKAIPAPLNYKGFPKSICTSINHVVCHGIPGDKPLKDGDTLNIDVTVIKDGYHGDTSRMFHVGSVPVWAERLSQVTQECMYKAIEIVKPGCRLGDIGEVIQKHAEKNGFSVVREFCGHGIGKVFHEEPQILHYGRAGTGMELKAGMTFTIEPMINQGKADTKVLGDGWTAITKDRKLSAQWEHTLLVTDTGYEIFTLRADDTIPRVSA, from the coding sequence ATGACCGTCACCCTCAAAACCGCCGAAGACATCGCTGGCATGCGTGTTGCCGGCAAACTGGCTGCCGACGTGCTGGAAATGATTGCCGAACACGTCAAGCCCGGCGTCACCACCGAAGCCCTGGATCGCATCTGCCACGACTATATCGTCGACGTGCAAAAAGCCATCCCGGCGCCGCTGAACTACAAGGGCTTCCCCAAGTCGATCTGCACCTCGATCAACCACGTGGTATGCCACGGGATTCCGGGCGACAAGCCACTGAAAGACGGCGACACCCTGAACATCGACGTCACCGTGATCAAGGACGGCTACCACGGTGACACCAGCCGCATGTTCCACGTCGGCAGCGTGCCAGTGTGGGCCGAGCGCCTGTCGCAAGTGACCCAGGAATGCATGTACAAGGCCATCGAGATCGTCAAGCCCGGCTGCCGCCTGGGCGACATCGGTGAAGTGATCCAGAAGCACGCTGAAAAGAACGGTTTCTCGGTGGTGCGCGAATTCTGCGGCCACGGCATCGGCAAGGTATTCCACGAAGAGCCGCAGATCCTGCACTACGGCCGCGCCGGCACCGGCATGGAGCTCAAGGCAGGCATGACCTTCACCATCGAGCCGATGATCAACCAGGGCAAGGCCGACACCAAGGTACTGGGCGACGGCTGGACCGCCATCACCAAGGACCGCAAGCTCTCGGCACAGTGGGAACACACCCTGCTGGTGACCGATACCGGCTACGAGATCTTCACCCTGCGCGCCGATGACACGATTCCTCGCGTTTCGGCGTAA
- the rpsB gene encoding 30S ribosomal protein S2 translates to MSQVNMRDMLKAGVHFGHQTRYWNPKMGKYIFGARNKIHIINLEKTLPMFNEALTFVERLAQGKNKILFVGTKRSAGKIVAEEAARCGSPYVDHRWLGGMLTNFKTIRASIKRLRDLEVQAEDGTFAKLTKKEALMRTRDLEKLDRSLGGIKDMGGLPDALFVIDVDHERIAITEANKLGIPVIGVVDTNSSPEGVDYIIPGNDDAIRAIQLYMGSMADAVIRGRNHVAGGTEQFVEEAPVAAAE, encoded by the coding sequence ATGTCCCAAGTCAACATGCGCGATATGCTGAAGGCCGGTGTGCACTTCGGTCACCAGACCCGTTACTGGAACCCGAAAATGGGTAAATACATTTTCGGCGCGCGTAACAAGATCCACATCATCAACCTTGAAAAAACCCTGCCAATGTTCAACGAAGCTCTGACTTTCGTAGAGCGCCTGGCCCAGGGCAAAAACAAGATTCTGTTCGTCGGCACCAAGCGTTCCGCTGGCAAGATCGTTGCTGAAGAAGCAGCACGTTGCGGTTCGCCGTACGTCGATCACCGCTGGTTGGGCGGCATGCTGACCAACTTCAAAACCATCCGTGCTTCCATCAAGCGTCTGCGTGACCTTGAAGTGCAAGCCGAAGACGGTACTTTCGCCAAGCTGACCAAGAAAGAGGCGCTGATGCGCACTCGCGACCTGGAAAAGCTCGATCGTTCCCTGGGTGGTATCAAGGACATGGGCGGCCTGCCTGACGCACTGTTCGTTATCGACGTTGATCACGAGCGCATCGCGATCACCGAAGCCAACAAGCTGGGCATCCCGGTTATCGGCGTAGTCGATACCAACAGCAGCCCGGAAGGCGTTGACTACATCATCCCAGGCAACGATGACGCAATCCGCGCTATCCAGCTGTACATGGGTTCGATGGCTGACGCTGTAATCCGTGGTCGCAACCACGTTGCTGGCGGCACCGAGCAGTTCGTTGAAGAAGCTCCGGTAGCAGCAGCTGAGTAA
- the tsf gene encoding translation elongation factor Ts, whose translation MAEITAALVKELRERTGEGMMDCKKALTKAGGDIEKAIDDMRASGAIKAAKKAGNVAAEGAIALKEDGKTAVLLEVNSQTDFLALQDDFKAFVAASVEKAFADKLTDVAPLIEAQEAARLVLVGKVGENVNIRRLARVEGDVVGGYLHGNKIGVVVALKGGSVELAKDIAMHVAASNPEFLLPSEVSAEAIEREKAVFLSLNADKIAGKPENIVENMIKGRISKFLAEASLVEQAFVKNPEIKVGELAKKAGAEIVSFTYYKVGDGIEKPVDNFAEEVAAQLAAAKQ comes from the coding sequence ATGGCAGAGATTACTGCAGCGTTGGTTAAAGAACTGCGTGAGCGTACTGGCGAAGGCATGATGGATTGCAAAAAGGCCTTGACCAAGGCCGGCGGCGACATCGAAAAAGCCATTGATGACATGCGTGCTTCGGGCGCCATCAAGGCTGCCAAGAAAGCAGGCAACGTGGCTGCTGAAGGCGCTATCGCTCTTAAAGAAGACGGTAAAACCGCCGTTCTGCTGGAAGTGAACTCGCAGACCGACTTCCTGGCTCTGCAGGACGACTTCAAGGCATTTGTTGCTGCAAGCGTTGAAAAAGCGTTCGCTGACAAGCTGACTGACGTCGCGCCGCTGATCGAAGCTCAAGAAGCTGCTCGCCTGGTACTGGTCGGCAAGGTTGGCGAAAACGTCAACATCCGTCGCCTGGCTCGCGTTGAAGGTGATGTTGTCGGTGGTTACCTGCACGGTAACAAGATCGGCGTTGTGGTTGCCCTTAAAGGCGGCAGCGTTGAACTGGCCAAAGACATCGCTATGCACGTAGCGGCCAGCAACCCTGAATTCCTGCTGCCATCGGAAGTGTCCGCTGAAGCAATCGAACGCGAAAAAGCCGTGTTCCTGAGCCTCAACGCTGACAAAATCGCCGGCAAGCCGGAAAACATCGTTGAAAACATGATCAAAGGCCGTATCAGCAAGTTCCTGGCTGAGGCTTCCCTGGTTGAGCAGGCGTTCGTCAAGAACCCTGAAATCAAGGTTGGCGAACTGGCCAAGAAAGCCGGTGCTGAAATCGTTTCCTTCACCTACTACAAAGTAGGCGACGGCATCGAGAAGCCGGTCGACAACTTCGCTGAAGAAGTTGCTGCCCAGCTGGCTGCCGCCAAGCAGTAA
- the pyrH gene encoding UMP kinase, translating to MAQQGSGHQARYKRILLKLSGEALMGSEEFGIDPKVLDRMALEVGQLVGIGVQVGLVIGGGNLFRGAALSAAGMDRVTGDHMGMLATVMNALAMRDALERANITAIVMSAISMVGVTDHYDRRKAMRHLDAKEVVIFAAGTGNPFFTTDSAACLRGIEINADVVLKATKVDGVYTADPFKDPHAEKFDHLTYDEVLDRKLGVMDLTAICLCRDHKMPLRVFNMNKPGALLNIVHGGAEGTLIEEIEQ from the coding sequence ATGGCTCAGCAGGGCAGTGGTCATCAGGCTCGCTATAAACGCATTCTACTCAAGCTTAGCGGCGAGGCCCTGATGGGGTCGGAAGAGTTTGGGATCGATCCCAAGGTACTTGATCGCATGGCGCTGGAAGTCGGCCAACTGGTCGGTATCGGTGTTCAGGTCGGTCTGGTGATCGGCGGCGGCAACCTGTTCCGCGGTGCAGCACTGAGCGCTGCCGGCATGGATCGGGTGACGGGCGACCACATGGGCATGCTGGCCACTGTGATGAACGCCCTGGCGATGCGCGATGCCCTGGAGCGCGCCAACATCACCGCGATCGTCATGTCGGCTATTTCCATGGTTGGCGTAACGGATCACTATGATCGTCGCAAAGCCATGCGTCACCTGGATGCCAAAGAGGTAGTGATTTTTGCTGCCGGTACCGGCAACCCGTTCTTCACCACCGATTCGGCAGCGTGCCTGCGTGGTATCGAGATCAACGCAGACGTGGTGCTCAAGGCCACCAAGGTTGACGGTGTCTACACCGCAGACCCATTCAAAGACCCGCATGCCGAGAAGTTCGATCATCTGACTTATGATGAAGTGCTGGATCGCAAGCTGGGCGTGATGGACCTGACGGCCATTTGCTTGTGCCGCGACCACAAGATGCCGCTGCGCGTATTTAACATGAACAAGCCCGGCGCCCTGCTGAACATCGTACATGGCGGCGCGGAAGGGACTCTGATCGAGGAAATCGAACAATGA
- the frr gene encoding ribosome recycling factor, which yields MINEIKKDAQERMQKSLDSLNHAFGQIRTGKAHPSILGSVMVPYYGTDTSITQVANITVKDSRTLQVVAFERNMLGAVDKAIQSAGLNLNPTNLGELLLISMPALTEETRKGFTKQARSAAEDARVAVRNIRRDALGDLKKLVKDKEISEDEERRAVADIDKLTKDAEAQITKATEDKEKDLMAV from the coding sequence ATGATCAACGAAATCAAAAAAGACGCTCAAGAGCGCATGCAGAAATCCCTGGACTCCCTGAACCATGCATTTGGTCAGATCCGTACCGGCAAGGCTCACCCAAGCATCCTGGGCAGCGTGATGGTGCCGTACTACGGTACTGATACTTCGATCACTCAAGTGGCGAACATCACTGTAAAAGATTCGCGCACCCTGCAAGTCGTGGCTTTTGAGCGCAACATGCTCGGCGCTGTCGACAAGGCGATCCAGAGCGCCGGCTTGAACCTCAACCCGACCAACCTGGGTGAGCTGCTGCTGATCTCCATGCCGGCCCTGACTGAAGAAACCCGCAAGGGCTTCACCAAGCAGGCCCGCAGCGCCGCTGAAGATGCACGGGTTGCCGTGCGCAACATTCGTCGTGATGCCTTGGGTGACCTGAAGAAGCTGGTCAAGGACAAGGAAATCAGCGAAGACGAAGAGCGTCGTGCTGTCGCCGATATCGACAAGCTGACTAAAGACGCCGAGGCCCAGATCACCAAGGCCACGGAAGATAAAGAAAAGGACCTGATGGCCGTATAA
- the uppS gene encoding polyprenyl diphosphate synthase, translated as MEKTKQTVPSVVPRHVAIIMDGNNRWAKKRFMPGVAGHKAGVDAVRAVIEVCAEAKVEVLTLFAFSSENWQRPAEEVSALMDLFFKALRREAKRLNENNISLRIIGDRSRFHPELQAAMREAEAITAGSNRFVLQIAANYGGQWDIAQAAQRLAREVQAGHLRPEDITPELLQTCLVTGDLPLPDLCIRTGGDHRISNFLLWQLAYTELYFSDLFWPDFKHDAMRNALADFASRQRRFGKTSEQIEAGARV; from the coding sequence ATGGAAAAGACCAAGCAGACTGTACCCTCTGTGGTGCCGCGCCATGTCGCGATCATCATGGACGGGAATAATCGCTGGGCGAAGAAGCGCTTTATGCCGGGTGTCGCCGGGCATAAAGCGGGTGTCGATGCTGTGCGTGCCGTGATCGAGGTATGCGCTGAGGCCAAGGTCGAAGTGTTGACCCTGTTCGCGTTCTCCAGTGAAAACTGGCAGCGCCCGGCCGAGGAGGTCAGTGCCTTGATGGACCTGTTCTTCAAGGCCCTGCGTCGTGAGGCCAAGCGCCTGAACGAGAACAACATCAGCCTGCGCATCATCGGCGACCGCTCGCGGTTCCATCCCGAGTTGCAAGCGGCCATGCGCGAGGCCGAGGCGATCACTGCCGGCAGCAACCGTTTTGTGCTGCAAATTGCAGCCAACTACGGCGGCCAGTGGGACATCGCCCAGGCTGCGCAACGCCTGGCGCGGGAAGTGCAGGCCGGTCATCTGCGACCGGAAGACATCACCCCCGAACTGTTGCAAACCTGTCTGGTGACTGGCGACCTGCCGTTGCCCGACCTGTGCATTCGTACCGGTGGCGACCACCGCATCAGCAACTTCCTGTTGTGGCAGTTGGCCTATACCGAACTGTACTTCTCCGACCTGTTCTGGCCGGACTTCAAACACGATGCCATGCGCAATGCGCTGGCCGATTTCGCTTCCCGTCAGCGTCGCTTCGGTAAAACGAGCGAGCAGATCGAAGCTGGAGCCCGGGTTTAA
- a CDS encoding phosphatidate cytidylyltransferase, whose product MLKQRIITALILLPIALCGFFLLEGANFALFIGLVVTLGAWEWARLAGFTAQLPRVVYAAVVALLMFLMYVLPDVAPWVLGAAVLWWALATYLVLTYPGTSSHWSSVACKLVIGLLILLPAWQGLVYIKHMQLGNWLIMAVMVLVWGADIGAYFSGRAFGKRKLAPAVSPGKSWEGVYGGLALTLVITLVVGVVRGWTVKEMLLSLVGAAVVVFISVVGDLTESMFKRQAGIKDSSNLLPGHGGVLDRIDSLTAAIPIFAVLLWMAAS is encoded by the coding sequence ATGCTTAAACAACGAATCATCACGGCGCTGATCCTGCTGCCTATTGCCTTGTGCGGGTTTTTCCTGCTTGAGGGCGCAAACTTCGCGCTGTTCATTGGCCTGGTTGTGACACTGGGTGCCTGGGAATGGGCGCGCCTGGCGGGCTTCACCGCGCAGTTGCCGCGTGTGGTGTACGCCGCTGTCGTGGCGTTGTTGATGTTCCTGATGTACGTCCTGCCGGACGTGGCGCCTTGGGTGCTGGGTGCGGCGGTGTTGTGGTGGGCGCTGGCGACCTATCTGGTGCTGACCTATCCAGGCACCAGCAGCCATTGGTCCAGTGTCGCCTGCAAGCTGGTGATCGGCCTTTTGATCCTGCTGCCCGCCTGGCAAGGCCTGGTCTACATCAAGCACATGCAGTTGGGGAACTGGCTGATCATGGCGGTGATGGTGCTGGTGTGGGGTGCCGATATCGGTGCCTACTTCTCCGGTCGTGCTTTCGGCAAGCGCAAGCTGGCACCGGCTGTCAGCCCGGGCAAGAGCTGGGAAGGCGTGTATGGCGGCCTGGCGCTGACCCTGGTGATTACGCTGGTGGTCGGTGTGGTGCGTGGCTGGACCGTCAAGGAAATGCTCCTGTCCCTGGTGGGCGCGGCCGTGGTCGTGTTCATCTCGGTAGTCGGTGACCTGACCGAAAGCATGTTCAAGCGTCAAGCCGGGATCAAGGACAGCAGTAACCTGCTGCCGGGCCACGGTGGTGTGCTGGACCGTATCGACAGCCTGACGGCCGCGATCCCGATCTTTGCCGTACTGCTGTGGATGGCTGCCTCGTGA
- the ispC gene encoding 1-deoxy-D-xylulose-5-phosphate reductoisomerase, which yields MSRLQQVTVLGATGSVGLSTLDVIARHPERYQVFALTGFSRLSELLALCVRHVPQYAVVPEAAAARGLQDDLRAAGLATQVLVGEEGLCQVSADPDVDTVVAAIVGAAGLRPTLAAVDAGKKILLANKEALVMSGALFMQAVRKSGAVLLPLDSEHNAIFQCMPGDFARGLSQVGVRRILLTASGGPFRQTPLADLEHVSPDQACAHPNWSMGRKISVDSASMMNKGLELIEACWLFDARPDQVEVVIHPQSVIHSLVDYVDGSVLAQLGNPDMRTPIANALAWPERIDSGVAPLDLFAIARLDFEAPDEQRFPCLRLARQAAEAGNSAPAMLNAANEVAVAAFLDRRIRFPQIASIIEDVLNLEPVVAVSDLGAVFEADTKARALTEQWLGRNTR from the coding sequence GTGAGCCGTCTGCAACAGGTCACCGTGCTGGGCGCTACTGGCTCGGTGGGCCTGAGTACCCTGGATGTGATTGCCCGTCATCCCGAGCGTTATCAAGTCTTCGCATTGACCGGTTTCAGTCGCCTGAGCGAACTGCTGGCACTGTGTGTGCGGCACGTGCCGCAATACGCGGTGGTGCCTGAAGCAGCCGCCGCCCGTGGTTTGCAGGATGACCTGCGCGCTGCGGGCCTGGCGACTCAGGTGCTGGTGGGGGAGGAGGGGTTGTGCCAGGTTTCGGCTGACCCTGATGTCGACACCGTAGTCGCGGCGATTGTCGGCGCTGCCGGCTTGCGTCCGACCCTGGCCGCCGTTGATGCAGGCAAGAAGATTCTGCTGGCCAATAAAGAAGCCCTGGTGATGTCCGGCGCGCTCTTTATGCAGGCGGTGCGCAAGAGCGGCGCCGTGTTGTTGCCGCTGGACAGCGAACACAACGCGATTTTCCAGTGCATGCCCGGTGATTTCGCCCGCGGGTTGAGCCAGGTCGGCGTGCGCCGGATTCTCCTGACAGCCTCCGGCGGCCCCTTCCGGCAGACTCCGCTGGCCGATCTGGAGCATGTTTCCCCTGATCAGGCGTGCGCTCATCCGAACTGGTCCATGGGTCGCAAGATCTCGGTGGATTCGGCGAGCATGATGAACAAAGGGCTGGAGCTGATCGAGGCGTGCTGGCTGTTCGATGCCCGGCCGGATCAGGTCGAAGTGGTGATTCACCCACAAAGTGTGATTCATTCCCTGGTGGATTACGTGGATGGCTCGGTATTGGCCCAGTTGGGCAACCCGGACATGCGTACGCCGATCGCCAATGCCCTGGCATGGCCGGAGCGGATTGACTCAGGTGTTGCGCCGTTGGACCTGTTTGCCATTGCCCGTCTGGATTTCGAAGCGCCTGACGAGCAGCGCTTCCCTTGCCTGCGTCTGGCGCGGCAAGCTGCGGAAGCGGGTAACAGCGCGCCAGCGATGCTGAATGCGGCCAACGAAGTGGCGGTGGCAGCGTTTCTTGACCGGCGCATCCGCTTTCCGCAGATCGCGAGTATCATCGAGGACGTTTTAAACCTTGAGCCCGTCGTCGCCGTGAGTGATCTGGGCGCGGTGTTCGAGGCGGATACAAAGGCCCGGGCCTTGACCGAGCAATGGCTGGGCCGCAATACGCGTTAG